One genomic region from Salvia hispanica cultivar TCC Black 2014 chromosome 2, UniMelb_Shisp_WGS_1.0, whole genome shotgun sequence encodes:
- the LOC125205783 gene encoding berberine bridge enzyme-like 8: MKTQSTYSLTIVTFVVILLCSSTTFADKHNDFLKCLKHEFHNYSSISNLVYTQTNSSFITILQSSIKNLRFSTPTTPKPQVIITPDHESQIPPLIFCAKQSGLEIRTRSGGHDYEGLSYVSQVPFVIIDLINLSEITVDVENKTAWVGGGATLGSLYYRIAEKSPVLGFPSGLCSSVGVGGHISGGGYGQLMRKYGLAGDNVIDARIVNADGRILDKKSMGEDLFWAIRGGGAASFGVVVAWKVQLVDVPETVTIFRKRWTLEQNATQILHRWQYVAPVADRDLFIGVTANRVNTTVVASFFSLFLGGADRLISLMQEQFPELGLAREDCVETRWIQAAVSFAGYPVNTPPEVLLNRSQVATVEYHKMKSNYVQTPVPESGFEGVWRYLKEAEPVGKGYIILIPYGGKMAEISESATPFPHRAGNLYSFSHYISWGEDENSGSDSYISWSRRLYDYLTPYVASNPRSSYLNYRDLDLGVNNVVGETSYAQASVWGKKYFKDNFDRLVKVKTMADPRNFFRNEQSIIPNKSKRNGRLFHVDK; the protein is encoded by the exons atgaaaactCAATCTACCTATTCTCTTACTATTGTAAC ATTTGTTGTCATATTGTTGTGCTCATCGACAACTTTTGCCGATAAACATAATGATTTTCTAAAATGCCTCAAACACGAATTCCACAACTACTCCTCAATTTCCAACCTTGTTTACACCCAAACCAACTCATCTTTCATTACAATCCTACAATCATCCATCAAAAACCTTAGATTCTCAACACCAACCACACCTAAACCGCAAGTGATTATAACCCCGGACCACGAGTCCCAAATCCCGCCTCTCATATTCTGCGCTAAACAGAGCGGACTAGAGATCAGAACCCGAAGTGGGGGCCACGACTATGAAGGATTATCTTACGTGTCACAAGTCCCGTTCGTGATCATTGATTTGATCAATCTCAGCGAAATAACCGTCGACGTCGAGAACAAAACCGCATGGGTGGGCGGTGGCGCGACACTCGGTTCTTTATACTACAGGATCGCAGAGAAAAGCCCGGTTCTCGGGTTTCCCTCTGGCCTTTGCTCGTCCGTAGGAGTCGGTGGGCACATCAGCGGAGGAGGCTACGGCCAACTGATGAGGAAATACGGCCTCGCAGGAGATAACGTCATCGATGCAAGAATAGTCAACGCTGACGGCAGAATCCTCGACAAGAAGTCAATGGGCGAGGATCTGTTCTGGGCCATCAGAGGCGGCGGGGCCGCCTCTTTCGGCGTGGTCGTCGCCTGGAAGGTACAGCTGGTGGATGTTCCAGAAACAGTCACTATCTTCAGAAAAAGGTGGACTCTGGAACAGAACGCGACTCAAATCCTCCACCGCTGGCAATACGTGGCGCCAGTGGCTGACCGGGATTTGTTCATCGGGGTCACCGCAAACAGGGTGAACACCACCGTCGTCGCCTCCTTCTTTTCCCTATTCCTCGGCGGCGCCGACAGGCTAATTTCCCTGATGCAAGAGCAATTCCCGGAGCTCGGGCTAGCGAGAGAAGACTGCGTGGAGACGAGATGGATCCAAGCCGCCGTCAGCTTCGCCGGTTACCCCGTCAACACGCCGCCGGAAGTTCTGCTAAACAGAAGCCAAGTCGCCACTGTGGAATACCACAAAATGAAATCGAACTACGTCCAGACACCCGTCCCGGAATCCGGCTTCGAAGGCGTGTGGAGATATTTGAAAGAAGCGGAGCCGGTGGGGAAGGGATACATCATCTTGATTCCATACGGCGGGAAAATGGCGGAGATTTCGGAATCCGCCACTCCTTTTCCGCACAGAGCTGGAAACCTCTACTCATTCAGTCACTATATCTCTTGGGGAGAAGACGAGAATTCGGGTTCGGACAGCTACATAAGCTGGTCGAGGAGGCTTTACGACTACTTGACCCCTTATGTAGCGAGTAACCCGAGGTCTTCGTATCTCAACTACAGAGATCTCGACCTCGGGGTCAACAACGTTGTTGGGGAGACGAGCTACGCGCAAGCGAGTGTTTGGGGGAAGAAATATTTCAAGGACAATTTCGATCGTCTTGTTAAGGTGAAAACGATGGCGGATCCGCGTAATTTCTTCAGAAACGAGCAGAGCATTATCCCTAACAAGTCTAAGAGAAATGGTCGCCTATTTCATGTTGACAAGTAG